From a single Collibacillus ludicampi genomic region:
- a CDS encoding methyl-accepting chemotaxis protein: MNKKLQSILDTLEIYQATYPEDACLVLTDTEKIIGYLPGKKVDLKLRVGESMSKYPGSVTWQVMQKRVPLRAERGSEGHGFAYISSAVPIFDDQEFVGVLGAIVSNKRLDTLRTGANELSAVIEQISVTTEGIAQSSNQVVSEVQHLAEESETVMQETKNISSVLSFIQDIAHKSNLLGLNAAIEAARAGENGRGFGVVATEIRKMADDSKQSVQHIQKQLDHIIKAIERIDSSIQQIAANLQEHSASLQELHAAFGQIAQTSENLRNAASIDV; this comes from the coding sequence ATGAACAAGAAACTTCAAAGCATATTAGATACTTTGGAAATCTATCAGGCAACCTATCCGGAAGATGCTTGTCTGGTTCTTACAGACACGGAAAAAATCATCGGTTATTTACCCGGTAAGAAGGTAGATTTGAAGCTCCGAGTCGGAGAATCTATGAGTAAATATCCCGGAAGTGTAACGTGGCAGGTCATGCAGAAAAGAGTACCCTTACGTGCAGAGCGGGGATCCGAAGGTCACGGTTTCGCTTATATATCTTCCGCAGTACCGATCTTTGACGACCAGGAATTTGTGGGGGTATTGGGTGCCATCGTCTCGAACAAGAGATTAGATACCTTACGCACCGGCGCGAACGAGCTTTCCGCTGTCATTGAGCAAATCTCAGTTACAACGGAAGGGATTGCACAGTCGTCCAACCAAGTGGTTTCTGAAGTTCAGCATCTTGCAGAAGAATCTGAAACCGTTATGCAAGAGACCAAAAATATAAGCTCCGTTCTTTCCTTTATACAGGACATCGCCCACAAATCGAATCTTTTGGGTCTCAATGCAGCGATTGAAGCTGCCCGAGCTGGGGAAAATGGGCGTGGTTTCGGAGTTGTCGCCACAGAAATCCGCAAAATGGCGGACGATAGCAAACAATCGGTACAACATATTCAAAAACAGCTTGACCATATCATAAAAGCCATCGAACGAATTGACTCTTCCATTCAACAAATTGCAGCAAATCTGCAGGAGCATTCCGCCAGTCTGCAAGAACTACATGCTGCCTTCGGGCAGATCGCGCAAACATCCGAAAACCTTCGCAACGCCGCTTCCATCGATGTATGA
- a CDS encoding ATPase, with protein sequence MFRLGQKVIIQGDRFEQNLPIGEYAYILAYDKNPDSAFDFVIRVPKLDKTFYVPEADIEQEEVLIKKASAKAQRDALIDYALRTRNKELFDELVGSKKKEDQEEPKNMSQRDFIREVNRRAWV encoded by the coding sequence ATGTTTCGTCTAGGGCAGAAAGTGATCATTCAGGGGGATCGCTTCGAACAGAATCTTCCCATAGGGGAATATGCATATATACTTGCATATGATAAAAACCCGGACAGCGCATTCGATTTTGTTATTCGTGTTCCGAAGTTAGATAAAACATTTTATGTTCCCGAAGCGGATATTGAACAGGAAGAAGTGCTCATCAAAAAGGCATCGGCAAAAGCGCAACGGGATGCGCTGATCGATTATGCGTTGCGCACGAGAAATAAAGAATTGTTCGACGAGCTTGTAGGAAGCAAGAAGAAAGAAGATCAAGAGGAGCCAAAAAATATGTCGCAAAGGGACTTCATTCGAGAAGTCAACCGGCGCGCATGGGTATAA
- a CDS encoding ACT domain-containing protein, translated as MLNTRALVTVVGIDKIGIIAQVTKVLADNRINIVDIRQTILKDFFTMVLVADLKECPHSLGEIQNQLEQLGRNIGVKITLQNEELFRSMHRI; from the coding sequence GTGTTGAACACAAGAGCTTTAGTAACTGTAGTGGGAATCGATAAAATTGGCATCATCGCTCAAGTAACGAAAGTATTGGCCGACAACCGAATTAATATCGTAGATATTCGGCAAACCATCCTCAAAGATTTCTTCACCATGGTCCTCGTTGCCGATTTGAAGGAATGTCCGCATTCTCTTGGGGAAATACAGAATCAGTTGGAACAACTCGGTCGTAATATTGGAGTTAAAATCACCTTGCAAAATGAAGAACTTTTCCGTTCGATGCACCGAATCTAA
- a CDS encoding PFL family protein, whose translation MSYSVQEVVETIRMVETENLDIRTVTMGIHLEDCRADALTETKRRIREKIIRHANRLVEVVEEIEREIAIPIVNKRISVTPIAHAIAGLSVDDYIEVAVLLDEVAKEVRVDFLGGYSAFVHKGMTPSTSALIESLPQALALTERVCSSVSVASTKAGINMDAVSLMGRRIKDIAEATKDKQGIGAAKLVVFCNPVEDNPFMAGAFHGFGEPDAVINVGVSGPGVVLSAVKRHPDADFGTLAETIKRTAFKITRVGELVGRQAAERLGVSFGIVDLSLAPTNAIGDSVAEILEAMGLERCGAHGTTAALALLNDAVKKGGAMATSYPGGLSGAFIPVSEDNGMIAAIEAGALSLAKLEAMTSVCSVGLDMIAVPGDTSAETLTGLIADEMAIGMINKKTTAVRIIPVPGKQAGDHVEFGGLLGRAPILNVNPFSSTLFAKRGGRIPAPIQSLTN comes from the coding sequence ATGAGTTATTCTGTTCAGGAAGTCGTAGAAACGATTCGCATGGTCGAAACGGAAAACCTGGATATACGCACGGTGACGATGGGCATTCATTTGGAGGACTGTCGAGCAGATGCACTTACGGAAACCAAACGAAGAATCAGGGAAAAAATTATCCGTCATGCAAACAGGCTCGTGGAAGTCGTGGAAGAGATCGAACGGGAGATCGCGATCCCGATCGTTAACAAGCGTATCTCGGTAACGCCGATCGCCCATGCCATCGCCGGGTTGTCTGTCGATGATTATATTGAAGTGGCTGTGTTGCTTGACGAGGTGGCCAAAGAGGTGAGAGTGGACTTTCTCGGCGGATATTCGGCTTTTGTACATAAAGGAATGACGCCGTCCACCTCCGCACTGATCGAATCGCTTCCGCAAGCATTAGCATTGACCGAACGCGTCTGTTCATCCGTTTCTGTGGCTTCAACGAAAGCGGGAATCAACATGGATGCGGTTTCACTCATGGGCAGAAGGATTAAAGATATCGCCGAAGCGACGAAAGATAAACAAGGAATCGGCGCCGCCAAGTTGGTTGTTTTTTGCAACCCGGTCGAAGATAACCCGTTCATGGCAGGAGCTTTTCACGGATTCGGAGAACCGGATGCTGTCATCAACGTGGGGGTTAGCGGACCCGGAGTTGTTTTGTCTGCCGTCAAACGCCATCCGGATGCAGATTTTGGTACTTTGGCGGAGACGATTAAACGCACCGCTTTCAAAATTACACGCGTCGGAGAGCTTGTTGGACGTCAAGCGGCTGAAAGACTCGGCGTTTCCTTCGGTATTGTCGATCTCTCTCTTGCCCCTACTAACGCTATCGGGGACAGTGTAGCGGAAATTCTTGAAGCCATGGGTCTTGAACGATGCGGGGCACACGGCACTACAGCCGCTCTGGCTCTCTTAAACGATGCGGTGAAAAAGGGAGGCGCCATGGCTACTTCCTACCCCGGCGGCCTGTCGGGCGCATTCATCCCTGTGAGCGAAGACAATGGCATGATCGCAGCGATTGAGGCGGGAGCGTTAAGCCTTGCAAAACTGGAAGCGATGACGAGCGTTTGTTCCGTGGGTCTCGATATGATCGCTGTACCCGGAGATACATCTGCTGAAACGCTCACCGGACTGATCGCCGATGAAATGGCGATTGGTATGATTAACAAAAAGACGACGGCCGTCCGCATCATTCCTGTCCCCGGCAAACAAGCGGGGGATCATGTGGAATTCGGCGGATTGTTGGGACGTGCTCCCATCTTGAATGTGAATCCTTTTTCATCGACTCTCTTCGCAAAACGCGGGGGGCGGATCCCTGCTCCCATTCAGTCACTCACGAATTAA
- a CDS encoding glutamate-5-semialdehyde dehydrogenase, with the protein MTELYEAIVEQAKSAKRIEKILAMKTTEEKNRALKAMASALEEDMERILQANREDVQTAREMGIPEAKIDRLILNEKRIRDMMEGLYSVAELADPVGEIDESWTRPNGLVLQKVRVPFGLIAIIYESRPNVTVDAAGLCLKTGNAVILRGGKEALQSNLALVRSLQKGLAAAGFPKEAVQLVERTEREAVDILIQLKEYVDLVIPRGGAGLIQRVVRNSVVPVIETGVGNCHVYVDQHADLQMATEIVVNAKAQRPSVCNAMETLLVHQSVAPNWLPDVVERLRQAGVEVRGCEQARRVLPDLPAALEEDWETEYLDLILAVKVVRDLNEAIEHIDKYGTKHTEAIVTQDQATAEKFLRAVDAAAVYHNASTRFTDGFEYGFGAEIGISTQKMHARGPMGLRELTSYKYIGRGSGQIRA; encoded by the coding sequence ATGACAGAGTTGTATGAAGCGATTGTCGAGCAAGCGAAATCTGCGAAACGGATAGAGAAGATTCTCGCTATGAAAACAACGGAAGAAAAGAATCGGGCGTTGAAGGCGATGGCTTCCGCTTTGGAAGAAGATATGGAGCGGATTTTGCAGGCCAATCGAGAAGATGTGCAAACAGCAAGAGAAATGGGGATACCGGAAGCGAAGATCGACCGCCTCATTCTCAATGAAAAGAGAATTCGCGACATGATGGAAGGACTCTATTCGGTCGCAGAGCTGGCTGACCCCGTTGGTGAGATCGATGAATCATGGACCCGCCCCAATGGTCTTGTTTTGCAAAAAGTACGGGTACCTTTCGGACTGATCGCCATCATTTACGAATCACGCCCAAACGTTACTGTAGACGCCGCGGGATTATGCCTCAAAACCGGAAACGCAGTGATTTTGCGCGGAGGAAAAGAAGCGCTGCAGAGCAATCTCGCCCTCGTTCGATCGTTGCAGAAAGGGTTGGCGGCGGCTGGATTTCCGAAAGAAGCCGTTCAGCTTGTAGAACGCACGGAGCGTGAAGCTGTCGATATCTTGATTCAACTGAAAGAGTATGTCGATCTTGTGATTCCCCGGGGAGGAGCAGGCTTGATTCAGCGCGTTGTCCGAAACAGCGTTGTGCCTGTCATTGAAACCGGGGTAGGAAACTGCCATGTGTATGTGGATCAACATGCGGATTTGCAAATGGCTACCGAAATCGTTGTCAATGCAAAAGCGCAGCGTCCGTCCGTATGCAATGCGATGGAAACCCTCCTTGTGCATCAGTCGGTCGCTCCAAACTGGTTGCCCGATGTTGTGGAAAGATTGCGCCAGGCGGGCGTGGAAGTGCGTGGATGTGAACAGGCACGCCGAGTGTTGCCTGATTTGCCGGCCGCACTGGAGGAGGATTGGGAGACCGAGTATTTGGATCTCATTTTGGCGGTAAAAGTGGTTCGCGATCTCAATGAAGCGATTGAACATATCGACAAGTATGGTACGAAACATACGGAGGCGATTGTTACACAGGATCAAGCCACTGCTGAGAAATTCCTGCGTGCAGTCGATGCGGCCGCCGTGTATCATAATGCGTCGACCCGTTTTACCGACGGCTTCGAATACGGCTTTGGAGCTGAGATCGGAATCAGTACACAGAAAATGCATGCGCGTGGGCCTATGGGACTCCGAGAACTAACCAGTTATAAGTATATAGGGCGAGGTAGTGGACAAATTCGTGCATAA
- the proB gene encoding glutamate 5-kinase, which produces MSRQKKRIVVKVGSSSLTDERGIICMERMKTLVESLVRLKQEANTEVLLVSSGAVAAGLGHLQWSRTMITMPEKQAAAAVGQGLLIETYKHLFAEYGEMIAQLLLTRGDIEDRKRYVNIRNTLETLLHYGIIPIVNENDTVAVDEIRFGDNDTLGSWVGILAEADLVILLTDIDGLYTANPKEHPDARRIEVVKEITPELEKAAGGTGSVHGTGGMKTKLQAAKIAMQAGIELVIAHSRTERVIERVVAGEPLGTRFLPQKRLSGKKQWIAFGSKVKGRLFVDDGAADALVHGGKSLLAPGIVRIEGTFTEGDAVEIVQLDQRVIAKGIVNYSDADLRMICGSSEHHLREVVHRDVMILLEGVV; this is translated from the coding sequence TTGAGCCGGCAGAAAAAAAGAATCGTTGTGAAAGTGGGCAGCAGCAGCCTGACAGATGAGCGAGGCATCATCTGTATGGAACGGATGAAAACCTTGGTGGAGAGCTTGGTGCGTCTCAAGCAGGAAGCGAATACGGAAGTGCTTCTCGTCTCTTCGGGTGCTGTTGCGGCAGGACTCGGTCATTTGCAATGGTCGCGTACAATGATTACCATGCCGGAAAAGCAGGCTGCAGCCGCCGTGGGACAAGGTCTTTTAATCGAAACGTACAAACATTTATTCGCTGAATACGGAGAAATGATCGCACAATTGCTTTTGACGCGAGGAGATATTGAGGATCGTAAGAGATATGTGAATATCCGTAACACCCTTGAGACGTTGCTTCACTATGGAATCATACCCATTGTCAATGAAAATGACACCGTAGCGGTCGACGAAATCCGCTTCGGTGACAACGATACATTGGGAAGTTGGGTAGGGATCCTGGCGGAAGCGGATCTCGTGATCCTGTTAACCGATATCGATGGATTGTACACGGCGAACCCAAAAGAACATCCGGATGCTCGACGAATCGAAGTGGTAAAGGAGATAACCCCCGAACTGGAAAAGGCTGCCGGAGGAACAGGATCCGTCCATGGAACGGGAGGCATGAAAACGAAATTGCAAGCGGCAAAGATCGCCATGCAAGCGGGAATTGAACTGGTGATCGCGCATAGCCGTACAGAACGTGTCATTGAAAGGGTTGTTGCCGGAGAACCTTTGGGCACCCGTTTTCTGCCGCAAAAAAGACTTTCCGGAAAGAAACAATGGATCGCATTCGGATCGAAAGTGAAAGGGCGCTTGTTTGTCGATGACGGTGCTGCGGATGCACTCGTTCATGGTGGAAAAAGTCTCCTGGCCCCAGGAATTGTTCGCATCGAAGGCACATTCACGGAGGGCGACGCGGTGGAAATCGTACAGTTAGATCAAAGGGTGATCGCCAAAGGGATCGTCAATTACAGTGATGCCGATCTTCGGATGATCTGCGGTTCGAGCGAACATCATTTGCGGGAAGTTGTCCATCGCGATGTCATGATATTACTGGAAGGAGTGGTATAA
- a CDS encoding ATP-binding protein, translated as MRMDFHDRRRQMVEDSWKRCLTSGVDPDGEPLCVSDQELEHLRQKNQTFLQVSIPFINSLLMPEQDFIMGINEENGCILEVFGSSELVRQAAAFHIRPGAVWTEESIGTNAIGTGIVLNKPVIIRKEEHYHRLQRSFICFSAPICDGQGNYMGALSVGSDKELDPVVINMVKAAARAIEKELHLTQQNRELEFLNDFLFEGSYRYMLMVSRDGRVLRANKMMMQEIPDIVGKHISELFPDEEESIATILLESMEKEIEYVDREIQVVVQQIPVQKKYFTVDTRLIRNHRNLTGVVGTMRDITEKKQLERHILQNEKLIALGQLAAGLAHEIRNPLTSSLGFLQLLTSGDLECKKEYLELIFHELKRINSLLTEFVMLSKPIAPMRKAVALSDVLQNVITFLQPQALLHNVQLSYTQLTPLPVVNIDAKQMKQVLLNVIKNAIEATGVEKVVLLGECREDHIHIEVRDDGSGIPPGILDQIFNPFYSTKDEGTGLGLPISLQIVQNHGGHMTVESEEGKGTAVHICLPLSAVNVQDGVAMQCSVDTRAGKSV; from the coding sequence ATGAGAATGGATTTTCATGATCGTAGGCGTCAGATGGTGGAAGATTCCTGGAAAAGGTGTCTGACATCAGGGGTAGACCCGGATGGGGAACCTCTATGTGTATCCGATCAAGAATTAGAACACTTACGCCAAAAAAATCAAACGTTTCTACAAGTATCCATCCCTTTTATCAATTCCCTATTAATGCCTGAACAAGATTTCATCATGGGGATTAATGAAGAAAACGGTTGCATTCTGGAGGTCTTCGGTTCATCGGAACTCGTTCGCCAAGCGGCGGCGTTTCATATACGTCCGGGTGCCGTGTGGACGGAAGAATCAATAGGTACCAATGCGATCGGAACAGGCATCGTCCTTAATAAGCCTGTTATCATCAGGAAGGAAGAACATTATCATCGTTTACAACGTTCTTTTATTTGTTTCTCCGCGCCGATCTGTGACGGACAAGGAAACTATATGGGAGCTTTGTCGGTAGGAAGCGACAAGGAATTGGATCCGGTCGTCATCAACATGGTGAAGGCGGCGGCACGTGCGATCGAAAAAGAACTCCATCTCACTCAGCAGAATCGGGAATTGGAGTTCCTGAATGACTTTCTATTTGAAGGTTCCTACCGGTATATGCTAATGGTTTCACGTGACGGAAGAGTTTTGCGCGCGAATAAAATGATGATGCAGGAAATCCCCGACATTGTAGGGAAACACATATCCGAATTGTTTCCGGATGAAGAAGAATCGATCGCCACGATTCTCTTGGAAAGTATGGAAAAAGAGATAGAATATGTGGATCGTGAAATCCAGGTTGTTGTTCAACAAATACCTGTACAGAAAAAATATTTTACCGTCGATACTCGACTGATACGCAACCACAGAAATCTAACGGGCGTCGTTGGAACGATGCGAGATATCACGGAGAAAAAACAGTTGGAACGACACATCCTGCAAAACGAAAAATTGATCGCCTTGGGACAATTGGCCGCCGGTTTGGCACACGAAATTCGCAATCCTTTAACCAGTTCGCTTGGATTTCTGCAATTACTTACTAGCGGTGACCTCGAATGCAAGAAGGAATACCTAGAGTTAATTTTTCATGAATTGAAGCGGATTAACAGTCTTCTGACAGAGTTCGTTATGCTGTCAAAACCGATTGCCCCGATGCGAAAGGCGGTTGCATTGTCTGACGTCTTACAAAATGTTATTACCTTTTTACAGCCGCAAGCACTCTTACACAATGTCCAATTATCCTATACGCAATTAACACCATTACCCGTGGTCAATATCGATGCCAAACAAATGAAACAAGTGCTTCTGAACGTGATTAAAAATGCGATTGAAGCCACAGGCGTAGAAAAAGTCGTACTGTTGGGAGAATGCAGGGAAGATCATATTCATATAGAAGTTCGTGATGATGGAAGCGGAATTCCACCAGGAATTCTCGATCAGATTTTTAATCCATTTTATTCAACGAAAGATGAAGGTACCGGACTTGGATTACCCATCTCGCTTCAGATCGTCCAAAATCATGGCGGTCATATGACCGTCGAGAGCGAAGAAGGTAAGGGGACGGCTGTTCATATTTGTTTGCCATTATCAGCTGTGAATGTTCAGGATGGAGTTGCTATGCAATGTTCGGTTGACACGAGAGCGGGGAAATCGGTATAA
- a CDS encoding acyl-CoA thioesterase, with the protein MTDIILPPQTNQHGTVFGGEVMSYIDRIGCIAAMRHAGKPVVTASFDSMDFLAPIHVGEAICLRAVVTWTGRTSMEVQVVVEGENIATGERRVTGVCFLTFVAVDEEGRPVPVPPLEPETEEEKFQFERAKERQEIRKKRRKRWHS; encoded by the coding sequence ATGACAGATATTATCCTACCGCCGCAGACCAATCAACACGGAACCGTGTTCGGTGGTGAAGTGATGTCATATATCGACCGTATCGGCTGTATTGCCGCGATGCGTCATGCTGGAAAACCTGTGGTTACCGCTTCTTTTGACAGCATGGATTTCTTGGCGCCTATTCACGTAGGGGAAGCGATCTGCTTGCGAGCGGTGGTCACATGGACAGGCCGTACTTCTATGGAAGTACAAGTGGTTGTAGAAGGAGAGAATATCGCTACTGGCGAGCGAAGAGTCACCGGCGTTTGTTTTCTAACATTTGTTGCCGTTGATGAGGAGGGCCGTCCGGTACCCGTGCCGCCCCTGGAACCGGAAACAGAGGAAGAAAAGTTTCAATTCGAACGAGCCAAAGAAAGACAGGAGATACGCAAGAAAAGACGGAAGCGCTGGCATTCCTGA
- a CDS encoding spore coat protein: MPYGAHEAMEAHEILGEKICMIDHFSMYAQQCQDPVLRNMIDRHLQYAIQSYNELVSYTHDYHAVSPQAAQISQVANPQSIQYGLRNPAPASPQMNTGRFTDQQIAVALLCAHKNSAKNHMSAALECSDPNLRQLMVNSANACAHQAFEVFQYMNQKGWYQVPTLETHTAKTMLHRHQPVASTQGTTAPYMPPRPMYISHPGQQGIPQPPHGYQ; the protein is encoded by the coding sequence ATGCCGTACGGTGCGCATGAAGCGATGGAAGCGCATGAAATCTTGGGTGAAAAAATTTGTATGATCGATCATTTTTCGATGTATGCACAACAATGCCAAGATCCTGTGTTACGAAATATGATCGATCGCCATCTTCAATACGCGATTCAAAGTTACAACGAATTGGTTTCGTATACACACGATTATCACGCAGTGAGTCCCCAAGCAGCCCAAATCTCGCAGGTGGCAAACCCGCAATCGATTCAATACGGCCTGCGCAATCCTGCCCCCGCTTCACCTCAGATGAATACGGGACGATTCACCGACCAGCAAATTGCGGTGGCTTTGCTTTGTGCACACAAGAATTCGGCAAAGAACCACATGTCAGCAGCACTAGAGTGTTCCGACCCGAATCTGCGCCAATTGATGGTGAATAGTGCAAATGCGTGTGCACATCAAGCGTTTGAAGTGTTTCAGTATATGAATCAAAAAGGTTGGTATCAAGTACCTACTTTGGAAACCCATACAGCGAAAACGATGTTGCATCGCCATCAACCGGTAGCCAGTACTCAAGGAACAACCGCTCCGTATATGCCGCCTCGTCCGATGTATATTTCGCATCCGGGACAACAAGGGATTCCTCAACCGCCGCACGGGTATCAATAA
- a CDS encoding glycoside hydrolase family 15 protein — MKREAYAILDEMRLPNGLYVASLSHDYRHIWIRDTCYTVFPYVHQDNGKYEQTYWSMLDIFRRYEWKIDIHRKQRPIEVYEYIHPRYSAETCEELPSPWGNAQNDAIGLFLYGLGYGYKAGKRVLRDDQDIAIVRKICEYLYTLEYWNDEDNGIWEENREWHASSVGACIAGLRAVQDLAAVPDAWITKGLRTLYQRLPNESDSKEVDLALLSLIYPYQLLPKELTNEIVTMVEQRLLRARGVIRYIGDLYYNDHGREAEWCFGIPWLGLCHLELGNWEKAKMYKDWTESLMIRPGILPELYYGGTDTPNPNTPLAWGGSMYIQLTERLESATMNASKSVI, encoded by the coding sequence ATGAAGCGTGAGGCGTATGCAATACTCGACGAAATGAGATTGCCAAACGGTTTGTATGTAGCCAGCTTGTCCCATGACTATCGACATATCTGGATACGAGACACATGTTATACGGTTTTTCCTTACGTTCACCAAGACAACGGGAAGTATGAACAAACGTACTGGAGCATGCTCGATATTTTCAGACGTTACGAATGGAAGATCGATATTCACCGGAAACAACGTCCTATAGAAGTATATGAATACATTCATCCCCGATATTCCGCAGAGACGTGCGAGGAATTGCCGTCACCTTGGGGGAATGCACAGAATGATGCGATCGGCTTGTTCTTATACGGTCTGGGTTACGGATATAAGGCGGGCAAACGTGTGCTTCGAGATGATCAAGACATTGCGATTGTGAGAAAAATCTGCGAGTATCTTTATACCCTCGAATACTGGAATGATGAAGATAACGGGATTTGGGAAGAAAATAGGGAATGGCATGCGAGCAGCGTAGGTGCTTGTATCGCCGGACTTCGGGCGGTACAAGACCTGGCGGCTGTTCCCGATGCATGGATCACGAAGGGGCTGCGAACTCTCTACCAACGTCTGCCCAATGAGAGTGACAGCAAAGAGGTGGATCTGGCTCTTTTAAGTCTCATTTACCCCTATCAACTGTTGCCCAAAGAACTGACAAACGAAATCGTTACAATGGTCGAGCAGCGTCTGTTACGCGCTCGGGGCGTCATTCGCTATATAGGGGATCTCTATTACAATGATCATGGAAGGGAAGCGGAATGGTGCTTCGGCATTCCGTGGCTCGGGCTTTGTCACCTGGAGTTGGGGAATTGGGAGAAAGCAAAGATGTACAAAGACTGGACAGAATCGTTGATGATCAGACCGGGTATACTGCCCGAGCTCTATTACGGGGGGACGGATACTCCCAATCCCAATACTCCTCTCGCATGGGGGGGTTCTATGTACATTCAACTGACGGAACGATTGGAATCCGCCACAATGAACGCTAGCAAAAGCGTAATCTGA
- a CDS encoding MFS transporter encodes MRMWILFLLFTGTLINAIDRSSLATANTYIAKDLHLNLSTMGWVLSSFGWAYLVFNLPAGWLCDRFGTKKVYGFAAFLWSVASAMTGLAKGLTMLLFSRILVGAGEAANFPAATKVIAEHFKDHERGAATGVYLAGLRLGYALTPALMVGLMLAFGTQAHPDWSMAFYITGIGSLAWVVLWFLTFRESKENGSFSHAIELKEKASVQSLLKYRNTWAIIFIKFFQDYLYYLFLTWLPGYLDTARHLDLKHVAFYSTLPWIAGMIAQPLIGVLSDRLIHAGYDHTKVKKTLLVVMQMISVSVIGAALADSAISAAWLLVITMAAESASTAILWSLPSDLAPRGTAGTLGGMMNTAGAIASIVSPALTGYMAQHFGFASALVLGGVMMVAAALSVLFFLATIRPMNKEDENSSFFMSNETI; translated from the coding sequence ATGCGAATGTGGATTTTGTTTCTTCTTTTTACAGGAACTTTGATCAACGCGATCGATCGATCAAGTCTAGCAACAGCCAACACATATATAGCGAAAGATCTTCACCTGAATTTGAGTACGATGGGATGGGTACTTTCATCCTTCGGATGGGCATATCTCGTATTTAATCTTCCGGCCGGATGGCTTTGTGACCGTTTCGGCACGAAAAAGGTTTACGGATTTGCCGCGTTTTTGTGGTCGGTCGCTTCAGCAATGACAGGATTGGCAAAAGGTCTTACCATGTTATTGTTTAGTCGTATCCTTGTAGGAGCTGGGGAAGCGGCGAATTTTCCTGCGGCAACCAAAGTGATTGCGGAACATTTTAAGGATCATGAACGAGGGGCAGCGACGGGGGTTTATCTGGCAGGTTTGCGTCTCGGATATGCGTTAACTCCAGCGCTCATGGTAGGGCTGATGTTGGCTTTCGGTACACAAGCGCATCCTGACTGGTCGATGGCTTTCTATATAACGGGTATTGGGAGTCTCGCTTGGGTTGTTCTATGGTTTCTTACTTTTCGTGAAAGCAAAGAAAATGGTTCTTTCTCACACGCAATTGAGTTGAAAGAGAAAGCTTCCGTACAAAGTTTGCTCAAATATCGCAATACCTGGGCGATTATTTTCATCAAGTTCTTCCAGGACTACCTCTATTACTTATTTCTCACATGGCTGCCTGGCTATCTGGATACAGCTCGTCACCTTGATTTGAAGCATGTGGCCTTTTATTCCACTTTGCCGTGGATTGCGGGTATGATCGCTCAACCTCTCATCGGTGTTTTAAGCGATCGTTTGATTCATGCCGGTTATGATCATACGAAGGTCAAGAAAACATTGCTTGTCGTCATGCAGATGATCTCCGTTTCGGTCATCGGCGCTGCACTCGCTGATTCAGCTATAAGTGCCGCATGGTTGCTCGTGATCACGATGGCGGCTGAATCTGCTTCCACGGCGATCTTATGGTCTTTGCCATCTGACCTGGCACCGAGAGGAACAGCTGGAACGTTAGGCGGAATGATGAACACAGCCGGAGCGATCGCATCGATTGTATCACCCGCCTTGACGGGTTATATGGCCCAACATTTCGGGTTTGCCTCCGCGCTTGTTTTAGGCGGTGTCATGATGGTTGCCGCAGCCCTGTCTGTGCTCTTCTTCCTGGCAACGATCCGTCCGATGAATAAAGAAGACGAGAATTCTTCTTTCTTCATGAGCAATGAGACGATCTAA